Part of the Yersinia hibernica genome, TATTGATAAGAAGGGTATCGAAACGGTCTTGGCCGAAATTCGTGCCCGCGGTGAGAAGTATTAAGGAACTGAATCATGGCTAAAGGTGTTCGCGAGAAGATCAAGCTGGTTTCTTCTGCTGGTACTGGTCACTTCTATACCACTACGAAGAACAAGCGTACTAAGCCGGAAAAATTGGAATTGAAGAAATTCGATCCAGTTGTCCGTCAACACGTGATCTACAAAGAAGCTAAAATTAAGTAATTTTAATTTTGGTGGATTAAGAAAACCCGGCCTCGGCCGGGTTTTTTATTATATAAAGCCCAGTGAGATACGTTTAGGGAGGTTGCATGCCTGAATTACCAGAAGTTGAAACCAGCCGACGTGGGATTGAACCTTATCTTGTCGGCCAGACAATCCTTTATGCCGTGGTGAGGAATGCCCGTTTGCGCTGGCCAGTATCCGATGAAATCCTCGCGCTTAGTGATCAGCCGGTGTTAAGTGTTCAGCGCCGGGCTAAATACCTATTGATAGAACTGAAAACCGGCTGGATTATCGTGCATCTTGGGATGTCGGGTAGCCTACGTATTTTGTCTGAAGAAACTGCAGCGGAAAAACATGATCACGTCGATTTGGTGATCAGTAATGGCAAAATACTGCGCTATACCGACCCACGCCGCTTTGGTGCCTGGTTGTGGGCGAAAGATCTTGAAACCAGTAGCGTACTTGCACATTTAGGGCCTGAGCCACTGAGTGATGAGTTTACTCCTGAATATCTGTTTGATAAGTCACGTAATAAACGCACTGTCATTAAACAGTGGCTGATGGATAACAAAGTAGTGGTTGGGGTTGGCAATATTTACGCCAGCGAATCTTTGTTCGTTGCGGGGATTTTACCTGACCGTGCCGCGGGTTCACTAACTCAAGTTGAAACTGCACTGCTGGTGGGCACGATAAAAGCGGTGTTATTGCATTCTATTGAGCAGGGTGGTACGACGTTACGCGATTTTTTACAGTCGGATGGTAAGCCGGGTTATTTTGCACAGGAATTGCAGGTATATGGGCGGGCGGGGGAGTTATGCCGTCGCTGTGGGAATGTGATTGAAATTGCTAAACATGGGCAGCGCAGCACGTTTTTTTGCCGCCATTGTCAGCATTAATTTTATACCTGACGTTGTTGAAGTTGCAGGGGATTTTATCCGCAACTCCAATGACTTGGGGGATATGTGTAAATAAAGAATCACGCCAACTTAGCCATCAACGCCGCGGTTACGGGGGCAGGAAGGAATGGCGTGATATCACCACCATGGCGCGCTACCTCCTTCACCAATGAAGAAGAGATAAACGACCATTTTTCTGATGGCATCAGAAAGACACTTTCCAGTTTTGGCATTAGATGGCGGTTCATATTCGCCAATTGCCATTCATATTCAAAATCTGAAACTGATCGTAAACCCCGCACCAAAATATTCGCATTGTGCTTTTTGGCAAATTCCGCCATAAGCTCACTGAATCCTAATACTTCAACATTTTTCAGTGGCGCAGTGACTTGCTTTGCTAATGCTACCCGCTCGGCCAGTGTAAACATCGGTTTCTTGCTGGAACTATCCGCAATAGCCAGAATGACATGGCTAAACATTTCGGAGGCCCGGGTGACTAAGTCCAAATGCCCATTGGTAATAGGATCAAATGTCCCCGGATAGATGGCTTTAGTGGTCATGAATTCTCACTTTTCCGATATTGATGACTCAATGCCCACAGAGCGGCATATTTATTGAAGGTATATTGTGCATTAACTATCGCCAGCAATAGCCCTTGTTTACCATCGAGGAAACCGGCGCGTAATAGCCATGTTTTACAGAATGCCCCGAGAGTATGGCTGAGAATCGAGAAATAACGGCAACTTTTACCTTGTTGATGGCGCTGATTTGCCCAAGCTTGAGCATAATTGAGCTGTTTTCGCTGAAAGGCAAAAAAGTCACGACAGGTTAGATGCAGTAAGTCACCGGACAGCGCAATAACTTTAGCACCGCCGCTATCAAGTGATTCATGAACTAAATCATCGTTGTAACGGTATAGATTACGTGGATATAGGCGGGCCACTCTATCGGGATACCAGCCGCTATGGCGCATAAAACGGCCTAAAAACAGATTTCGCCGCGCGCAGCTATAAACGGCACCCTCTTCTGGGGCCAATAACACGGCTTCAATCGCGGTTTTAAGCTCTGGGGTGACTCGCTCATCAGCATCCAGCATCAAAATATAATCACCCGTGGCATATTGCTGGGCTAATTGCCGCTGTTTACCATAACCAGGCCATTCTGTGTTGCTGTAAACTTTTGCACCATACTGCTCGGCCAAAGCCACGGTTTCATCTTCACTGCCTGAATCCAATACTACGATTTCATCAGCCCAGTTAATAGATGCCAAGCAATCCGCCAGCAGTGCGGCTTCATTTTTGACAATCATCACCATTGACAGGCGTTTTGCGGCACTCATTTAGTGGCTCCGTTGCGGTAGATAAGGCTCCAGCAAGTGCAATAACCGTTGCAATGCGCCCTGATTTTCATGCAATACATCCACTGCATGGCGGCCATAATAGAGGCGGCAATCTTCATCAGTCAGCAGCATGGTGATTTCTTTCACCAGTGACGAGGTATCGGTGACGGTAATCAACCCCTCCGCTTGTTCCAGCTTGGCACAAATATCTTTGAAGTTAAATGTGTGTGGCCCCATCAATACGGGGATAGCATGAGCTGCCGCCTCGAGTGGGTTATGACCGCCGCGCTCAACCAAGCTGCCGCCCACAAAGGCTAAATCGGCAATGCCGTACAGCAGCATCAATTCGCCCATGGTATCGCCAATCACCACCTGGGTGCTGGCTGAAGGAACTTCGCCTTTGCTGCGCAATGTGTAACTCAGCCCTGCTTTTTGTGTTAATTCAATCGCTTTCGGGAAACGTTCTGGATGCCGAGGCACCAGAATCAGCAGCAGCGTTGGGGAATGTTGTAATAATTGGCGATGGGCTTCCAGTAAGAGCGTTTCTTCGCCGTCATGAGTGCTGGTCGCTATCCAGACTGGCCGATGCGGTGCCCACTGACGACGTAATGTCACGGCTCTGGCGGCTAATTCAGGTGTTACAGAAATATCAAATTTCAAGCTGCCAGTTACCGTCAGCTGTGAACGTCTGAGGCCTAATTCAATGAAACGGTCGCCATCTTCTTGATTTTGCGCGGCAATCAGTGTGATTCGTTGCAGCATATTGCGAATAAAACTACCGATTTTTTTATAGCCAGCGGCAGAGCGGGCCGAAAGGCGCGCATTGGCGATGACTAAAGGAATTTTGCGCCGATGCAGTGCATTGATTAGGTTTGGCCATAGTTCAGTTTCCATGATAATGACCAGCTTGGGATTAACTTGATCAAGAAAACGGTTCACTGAGCCGGGGAGGTCATAGGGCAGATACACATGGTGAACATCTTTGCCAAAAGCAGATTGCACCCGCTCAGAACCGGTGGGGGTCATGGTGGTCACGGTAATGGGCAGTGACGGGTAGCGGTGGCGTAATGCTCTCACTAATGGAATAGCGGCCAGTGTTTCACCGACTGAAACTGAATGCAGCATGATACCGCCAGCAACAACTTTACCGGCACAAAAACCATAGCGTTCCCCCCAGCGCTTGCGATAAGCGGGGGCTTTACGGCTACGCAACAGCAACCGTAGCCAAATCAGAGGTTGAATAAGGTAGAGTAATACCTGGTATAAACGCAGTAACATTCTATCAATTTCATTTATATGGATTATTAAGAATAATACCATATTTGAGCAAGAAAGGCTCTTTTCCACTGGGGGGCTGATAACCCGAGCAAGCTCAGGTTATTCATAAAAAAGAATATAAATTTTCAACAAATGGCAGGGATATAAATGATTTCCCGAATTTAATAGTGAGAATGATTTTCATTACTTATAAATAGTAAATCATGCAGCTGTTGATATCATAAACTGATTCAATAATGATATTTTTAGCTGCTAACATTTTGTTATTTAGCCGTTTATCGCATACCCATCTCATTTCAGTTTTATGGCTAATGTATTGAATAATTAATTAGATACTCAGAGAAACCAATAGGCGGTTATTAGCGAAAGTAAATTAGTGGGTGCTCTTAATAACTTGAATAATATATTAGCAATGCTTAACTATCAGCATATGGAAAACCATCGACTCTAATAATTATCAAAGTCGATGGTTATTACACAGTGAATGCTAATGCGCGAATTTTTAAGTCAACATTAGGTTAAGAATAATAACGACTTATGAGATCAGCGTTTCTAGCTTTGCCATAATGGCTTCAGCCGTGATGGTGTCCATACTTTTTTGTTCAGAAATCACCGCAATCTGATTTTTTCCATAGCCACCAATCAAACCAGGGTCGGTTGGGCCGAACAGGGTAATATTCGGGCGATCCAAGGCGGCGGTCAGATGACTGAGGCCCGTATCCACGGAAACCACCGCTTTTGCACCGGCCAGAACCTCGGCAACTTGCTGAAGAGTCAGTTTAGGCAAGACCTCAACATTAGGAGCATGCTCCGCTAACCGCAACGCCCGCTGATACTCATGTTCTGCGCCCCAGGGTAATTTTATTTTTAACCCGCTGGGGGCAACCAGTTCAATCAGCTGCAACCAATGGCTTTCAGGCCAGTGTTTACTGTCGCGGGTGGTTGCATGCAGGAATACCAGATACTGGCCGGCATCTGCGGGTAACTCACTTAAAAAGCGTGGCGCGATAGCATAATCACCGATACTTTCTGGTTTGTCATAACCGAGACTTTTGGCGAACAGTTGCCGGGTGCGCTCGACAGCATGTTGTTTGGTATCAATCTCATGGCGGCAGCTATAAAACCAACTGGCAAAAGGTTCACGGGCACTTTTGCAATCCGGGCCATGTTTCATCCCTTTCGCAATCCGGGTAATGAGCGCGGCACTTTTAATCAGCCCCTGAGCATCGATCACCACATCATAACTGCGTTGCTGTACCACGCGCTTAAAATCACAGCGCTCTTGGCGGGTATCACTGCCAAACCAATTTTTGCGCCAACGGCGAATAGCCACCGGGATAACTTTATCTACCGCAGGGTGCCACCCCGGAATTTGGCTGAAGCCCTCTTCTACTACCCAGTCAAAGCGAATCCCGGGAATCGCCTTCATGGCATCCGTCAGCGCAGGCAATGTATGTAAAACATCCCCCATTGATGAGGTTTTAACGATTAATACATGCATTAATCGGCCTCTTTCGCTGAGCAGGTTTGTGTGTTGAGTTGTTTCTCAAGGGCTGCCATCACTTGTTCAGGTTGAATATCAATCAAACTTTGATGATAACCCTGAGCGCTGTCGCCTTTACGCACTTTGTGGTAGCCAGTGATCAGGCGAATAACTGTGGCTTTATCAGACAGCGGTGGGGTGAAATCCGGGCTGCTAGGGCCATATAAGGCGACTAAGGGTTTATTTAATGCCGCGGCCACATGCATCAAACCTGAGTCATTGCTGACCACGGCGTTACAAGCGGCAATCATAACTACGGCTTGATCCAGCGAGGTTTGGCCTGCGAAGTTGAGGCAATATTCACGAGCACTTTCAGCGAGCGCTTGGCGAATTTCTTCACCAGCTTCATTATCTTTGGCTGAGCCCAATAAGATCACCTGATAGCCAGCATCAATCAGTTTCTGTGCTAATGAAGCATAGTGGTAATGCGGCCACCGTTTGGCTGGGCCAAATTCGGCACCTGGGCAGAAACCAATAATTGGCCGGTTATCTGTCAGGTTAAATGATGCTGTAATCTCGGCAATTTCTTCATCCTGAACCTGCAATTGTGGCCATAGCAAAGGCTGGGGTAAATCTTCGGCTGAGTGGATGTGCTCTTTATCGTAGGCCAGCGCCACATAGCGCTGAACCATCATCGGGAAGGCTTGTTTATCCAGAATGCGCAGGTCGTTGAGCAAGAAATAGCGCATTTCGCCACGCCAGCCAATACGCTGTTTAATCCCTGAAAAATAAGGTATTAGGGCAGATTTAAATGAGTTTGGTAGCACATAGGCGCGGTCATATCCGGTTTCCCGCAGGGCCAGACCTAAACGGCGGCGTTCCTCAAAAGCAAAAACGCCATGGCCTAATGGCATCGGAACCGCGTGACGCACCTCTGGCATTCTGGCCAAAAGCGGACGGCACCACGCAGGTGCCATCACATCAATTTCTGCTGCCGGATATTTGGCCTTCAGGGTGCGGTAAAGACTTTGCGACATCATCATATCGCCAACCCAAGAAGGGCCAATGACCAGTATTTTCATACCGTTTATCAATTCCTTGCAGCAAGTGATTTAGACTGAGCGGTTGAGCCAGGCCAGGTATTCTTTGACGCCTTCGGCGACGGTTTTGAACGGCTTGTCATAACCGGCAGCACGCAAATTGGTCAGGTCAGCTTGCGTGTATGCCTGATAGCGGCCTTTCAATTTTTCTGGGAATTCAATGTACTCCACCGGCCCGCTGTGGTGGAAATCCACTACTGCATCGGCCACTGCCTGGAAGGATTCCGCGCGACCCGTGCCGCAGTTGAAAATGCCGGAGACTCCGTTTTGCCAGAACCACAGGTTAACGTCGGCAACATCACCGACATAGATGAAATCGCGTTTGAAGTTTTCGCTACCGGAGAACAGTTTAGGGTTTTCACCCGCATTTATCTGATTATTCAGATGGAAAGCCACACTCGCCATGCTGCCTTTATGGCCTTCACGCGGGCCATAAACGTTGAAATAGCGGAACCCACAAATCTGTGAGTCGGCTTGCGGCAGGATCTCGCGCACATATTGGTCAAACAAGAATTTGGAGTAACCATAAACGTTAAGTGGTTGTTCGTATTGACGATCTTCAATGAAATTATCAGTACGCCCGCCATAGGTGGCCGCCGATGAGGCATACAAGAACGGGATGCCGCGATCCAGACAGAAGTGCAGGATATCTTTAGAATACTGATAGTTGTTATCCATCATGTACTTGCCATCCCACTCAGTGGTGGAAGAACAGGCACCTTCATGGAAAATTGCGTCGATATCACCCATATCATCACCGGCAACAATGCTGGCAACAAAATCTTCTTTATCCATGTAATCAGCGATATCCAGATCAACCAGATTGACGAATTTAGTGCCGTCTTTCAGGTTATCTACAACCAGAATATCTTTATAGCCTATATCATTCAGTGCCTTAACGATGTTGCTGCCAATAAAACCGGCGCCGCCAGTGACGATAATCATCAGGTTCACCCTTGCTAATCTTCTCGGTCGGGCACAATGCCCTACACCCTATTTGCCCTTATCATAACATTTCATAGGATAGCGCACAGCCGGAAGGGGGCTAATCTCTCGGTTTCTATGCGGCTTTAGGATTGTTCACCGTGATATGTGCTGCAATTTTTATAATATAAGACAAGGTTTCTCGTCAGTTCATCCGTCAGGCAGTAAAATGTAGTGTGAAATTGCCAATTCTGGAGATAACTGAATGTCCCTGCCTTTTGCTAGAAACCCCTTTTATCAGCAATTAGAACAACAACTCACAACGACCCGTGCTGAAGGGCTGTATAAAAATGAGCGCATAATCACTTCCGCTCAGCAAGCCGATATTGCGGTGGCGGATGGTCGTCACGTGATTAATTTCTGTGCTAACAACTACTTGGGCCTGGCAAATCACCCAAGGCTGATCGCTGCGGCTAAAAAAGGTATGGAGACGCACGGCTTTGGTATGGCCTCGGTTCGTTTTATCTGCGGCACCCAAGATACTCATAAGGTGCTGGAACAGCAGCTGGCCAATTTCCTGGGTATGGAAGATGCCATTCTTTACTCATCTTGCTTTGATGCTAACGGCGGTTTATTTGAAACCTTGCTGGGGCCAGAAGATGCCATTATTTCCGATGCACTGAATCATGCCTCTATCATTGATGGAGTGCGGTTATGTAAAGCGAAGCGCTACCGCTATGCCAACAATGATATGAGCGAATTGAAAGCCCAGTTAGAACAGGCTAAAGCAGAGGGCGCGCGCCATATTATGATTGCGACCGACGGCGTGTTCTCAATGGACGGCGTGATTGCCAACCTGAAAGGGGTTTGTGACCTTGCTGATGAGTATCAGGCACTGGTGATGGTCGATGATTCTCATGCTATCGGTTTTGTCGGTGAAAATGGTCGTGGGACTCATGAATACTGCGAAGTAATGGATCGCGTTGATATTATCACCGGCACCTTAGGTAAAGCACTGGGTGGGGCATCAGGCGGCTATACCGCTGGACGCAAAGAAGTGGTTGAGTGGTTGCGCCAGCGCTCGCGCCCCTATTTGTTCTCAAACTCATTGGCTCCAGCAATTGTTGCCGCCTCAATTGAAGTGTTATCGCTATTAGAGGACGGCGCTGAATTACGCGAGCGCTTATGGTCGAATGCCCGTTTATTCCGCGAGAAAATGAGTGCCGCCGGTTTCACCTTAGCCGGTGCCGATCACGCCATTATCCCGGTGATGCTGGGGGATGCAACACTGGCACAAGAATTTGCCAATGCGTTGTTAAAAGAGGGGATTTACGTGACGGGGTTCTTCTATCCGGTGGTGCCGAAAGGCCAGGCGCGAATCCGCACCCAGATGTCAGCAGATCACACGCCAGAGCAGGTTGAGCGGGCTGTTGCAGCTTTCATCCGTATTGGCAAGCAGCTTAACGTTATTGCGTAAGGAATGTTCATGAAAGCACTATCCAAACTGAAAGCAGAAGAAGGCATTTGGATGACCGAGGTGCCGCAGCCGGAGCTGGGTCACAATGACATCATGATCAAAATTCGCAAAACGGCTATTTGCGGCACTGATGTGCATATTTATAACTGGGATGAATGGTCACAAAAAACAATTCCTGTTCCCATGGTCGTCGGCCATGAGTATGTCGGTGAAGTGGTGGCTATCGGCCAGGAAGTTAAAGGCTTTAATATCGGTGACCGGGTGTCTGGTGAGGGCCATATCACCTGTGGGCATTGCCGTAATTGTCGTGGTGGCCGTACCCATCTTTGCCGCAATACGGTGGGGGTCGGTGTAAACCGGCCGGGTTCTTTTGCCGAGTATCTGGTGATTCCTGCTTTTAATGCATTCAAAATCCCCGACAATATTTCTGATGAGCTAGCAGCTATTTTCGACCCGTTTGGCAATGCCGTGCATACCGCATTATCCTTTGATTTAGTTGGAGAAGATGTATTGGTCTCCGGTGCAGGCCCCATCGGCATTATGGCGGCTGCGGTTTGCAAACATGTTGGTGCTCGCCATGTTGTTATCACCGATGTGAATGAATATCGACTGGATTTGGCGCGTAAAATGGGGGTGACCCGGGCAGTCAATGTCAGTAAAGAAAATCTGAATGATGTGATGGCTGATCTGGGTATGACTGAAGGATTTGATGTGGGGCTGGAAATGTCCGGCGCGCCGCCAGCTTTCCGTACATTACTCAACTCAATGAATCACGGTGGCCGTATTGCGATGCTGGGGATACCGCCATCTGATATGTCCATCGACTGGAATCAGGTGATATTTAAGGGGCTGTTTATAAAAGGGATTTATGGCCGCGAGATGTTTGAAACCTGGTACAAAATGGCGGCATTGATTCAATCTGGCTTGGATTTAACCCCGATAATTACTCATCGTTTCTCTATTGATGAGTTCCAGCAAGGGTTTGATGCCATGCGCTCGGGTAAGTCGGGCAAGGTGGTTTTAAGCTGGGACTAACGTACTGTCAAGCTTGAAATTACACAATCGAAAGCGGGGCTGTCAGGTGATGACCGCCCCGATTTTATTGAACAAATTACCGATTTCCAGCTTTATCGACTGTCGGCTGCTCAACCGGTGTCATGGGGAGTGCGGGTGGAAAATATTGTTGCCAATGCCGTTGAACAAATATCACGGCCGGACTTTGCATCAGGCTTTCACCCAAGATAATAAACATCTTGTCGGCGTAGATTTTCTCTGCAACATAATGGTTTTTGGCTTTGCATTGCTTAATCACTTTCAGACGCCCGTCTTTCGCCGAGTCACGTGGTTTTGACTGACCCGGTACGGCCGTGCCACTGCCGCCATTATTGTGTACCGGTTCATTGAGCAACGAACTGGGTTTAACCAATACAATATCGGCAGGTAATTGAGGCAACATTTGTTGCAGCACTTTAATGGTCGCCGGATGCGGATGCCCAATAGCAATGGCCGAGCCATTACGGCGCGCCAGCTCTACTGCGCGATTAAATTGCTGGCGGATGGCGGCTTCATTTTGTGAGTCATCCAAAAAGACTTTGCGCTTAATGACTTTAACGCCAGTGCCTTCGGCCGCTTTACTGGCCTGGCTGTTGCCAATCGTGACGCTATCAAGAAAATAGAGTTGATAGTGTGCCAGCTCCTGCATCACTTTCTGCATCCCGGGCAAGCTGGAGGTCATCGCGCTCCCCATATGATTATTCATGCCGGTGGCGTAAGGGACGTTATTGACCGCCTGACGAATAATGCGCTGGATCTCTTCGCTACTCATTGATGGTTGTAATGTATCGCGCTCCAATGGTTGTTTGCTCAGCGGCGCCATCGGCAAATGAATCAGAATTTCACGCCCTTGATTATGCGCTTTGACGGCCATTTCTTTGGCGTAGGGAGCATTCGGCAAGATGGCCACGGAAATGGGCAGTGGCATCTGTAACACTTTGTTTTCGTTCTGAGGACGATATCCAAAGTCATCAATAACAATGGAAAGTTTGCCCGCCTGTGCGGCGTTGGCGATGAGTAGGGTGCTTACTATGGTAAACCGACGTGTATTGAAATAGCGCAATAGGTGTTCCCTAATGTTGTTCTTTATCTTCCTAACCAAGGTTGTGGGTTAACAGCTTGCCCCTGACGGCGGATTTCGAAATAGAGTGAGGGTTCGCCCTGACCGCCGCTGGTGCCCACCAGAGCAATCGGCTGGCCTGCTTTCACCTGAGCACCGACATTAACCAGCGCACTCTGGTTGTAACCATATAAACTCATGTCCCCTTTGCCGTGCTCGACGACCACCACCAGGCCGTAGCCCTGTAGCCAGTCCGCCAGTAGCACCCGGCCATCCGCAATGGCTTTGACTTCGCTACCCTCTGGGGCGGAAATAACCATACCTTTCCAGCGGAGTTCACCTTGTAAAGCTTCGCCGAAGCGATGGGTTACATTACCCCGCACCGGCCAAACAGCTTGAGCACCCGGCCGCCCCAGGCCACCGGTTCGCGCCATTAATGAGCGCTCACTTTCACTTGGTTTATAGCTCGAACCCGTTTTCTTGGCTTGTTGTTCTTTGACTTTCACTTGTTCGCGTACCCGAGCGGCTTCTTTAGCTTCCCGCTCGGCGCGTGCTTTGGCTTCGCGTTCGGCTTTGGCGATTTGATCACGTAACCGTGATTCGTTCAGTTTTAGCTCCGCCAGACCTTGCTGATCTTTCTCCAGCGAGGCCTCCAACGACGTTAGGGTTTTCTTACGTGCTGTACGCGCTTGCTCAAGCTTTTGTTGCTGAGTTTGTTGCTCATCCAATAACACTTTTTGCTGGTTTTTCTTTTGCTCCAGCACTTTCTTCTCAGCAGACAGATTGGTGCGAGTTTGTTCCAATGCTTCGATAGATTTCTGGCGGGCTTCATTGAGATAACTGAAATAGGCCAAAATGCGCTCACTGCGCTGGCTCTCTTCGCCACTTAAAATAAGCTGTAAACCACTGTGCTGGCCTTGCTTAAAGGCGGCATCAAGTTGTTTTGACAGGATATCTTGTTGCTGGGATTGCTTACTTTGTAGCTTGCCAATCGAGGCGGTGAGGTTGGCGATTTCTTTGTCCAGTTCAGTCAGGGTACTTTGGGTTTCACGCAGGCTACGACTGGCCTGAGCAATAGTGTTTTCCTGTTGTTTCAACTGATCAAGCAACGAACTACGTTGCTGTTTTTGTTGCTGGACACTTTTTTCTTTCTCAGCGATATCTTGCTGAATAGTTTTCAACTGGGTTTTGTTGTCGGCCGTTTTTGCAGCCGCGGGGGCATCAGCAGCATGGCTGGATAATGGCAACAGCAATACGCCAGCGCAAAAAACGCTGGCGTACAGTGCTGACCACGGGCGACGCACCAACTTATGCGGCAATACTGAGGAGCTCAGGATATTGCCGTTGATGGAAGCTTCCGTAACCATTGATATCGCAAATGACGCCTTTTCCTTCATAACGAAGGATTATTCCACGATGAACAGCGGCTTACCAGTCATCTCTTGCGGGATTTCCATTTCTAACAGTGACAGCATGGTGGGCGCAATATCAGAAAGCTTGCCGCCCTCGACGGCTTTAACCGCTTTATTGCCGACATAAATCAGCGGAACAGGCAGGCTGGTATGGGCGGTGTGTGCCTGACCGGTTGCCGGGTCGCGCATCTGCTCAGCATTGCCGTGGTCGGCGGTGACAAGCAATTGGCCATCAACCGCTTTCACGGCCGCGACCACTTGCTCAATGCAATTATCCAGTGTTTCTACTGCTTTCACCGCGGCATCGTAATCGCCCGTGTGGCCGACC contains:
- the rpmG gene encoding 50S ribosomal protein L33, which translates into the protein MAKGVREKIKLVSSAGTGHFYTTTKNKRTKPEKLELKKFDPVVRQHVIYKEAKIK
- the mutM gene encoding bifunctional DNA-formamidopyrimidine glycosylase/DNA-(apurinic or apyrimidinic site) lyase — its product is MPELPEVETSRRGIEPYLVGQTILYAVVRNARLRWPVSDEILALSDQPVLSVQRRAKYLLIELKTGWIIVHLGMSGSLRILSEETAAEKHDHVDLVISNGKILRYTDPRRFGAWLWAKDLETSSVLAHLGPEPLSDEFTPEYLFDKSRNKRTVIKQWLMDNKVVVGVGNIYASESLFVAGILPDRAAGSLTQVETALLVGTIKAVLLHSIEQGGTTLRDFLQSDGKPGYFAQELQVYGRAGELCRRCGNVIEIAKHGQRSTFFCRHCQH
- the coaD gene encoding pantetheine-phosphate adenylyltransferase; translated protein: MTTKAIYPGTFDPITNGHLDLVTRASEMFSHVILAIADSSSKKPMFTLAERVALAKQVTAPLKNVEVLGFSELMAEFAKKHNANILVRGLRSVSDFEYEWQLANMNRHLMPKLESVFLMPSEKWSFISSSLVKEVARHGGDITPFLPAPVTAALMAKLA
- a CDS encoding glycosyltransferase family 2 protein, with amino-acid sequence MSAAKRLSMVMIVKNEAALLADCLASINWADEIVVLDSGSEDETVALAEQYGAKVYSNTEWPGYGKQRQLAQQYATGDYILMLDADERVTPELKTAIEAVLLAPEEGAVYSCARRNLFLGRFMRHSGWYPDRVARLYPRNLYRYNDDLVHESLDSGGAKVIALSGDLLHLTCRDFFAFQRKQLNYAQAWANQRHQQGKSCRYFSILSHTLGAFCKTWLLRAGFLDGKQGLLLAIVNAQYTFNKYAALWALSHQYRKSENS
- the waaA gene encoding lipid IV(A) 3-deoxy-D-manno-octulosonic acid transferase, with product MLLRLYQVLLYLIQPLIWLRLLLRSRKAPAYRKRWGERYGFCAGKVVAGGIMLHSVSVGETLAAIPLVRALRHRYPSLPITVTTMTPTGSERVQSAFGKDVHHVYLPYDLPGSVNRFLDQVNPKLVIIMETELWPNLINALHRRKIPLVIANARLSARSAAGYKKIGSFIRNMLQRITLIAAQNQEDGDRFIELGLRRSQLTVTGSLKFDISVTPELAARAVTLRRQWAPHRPVWIATSTHDGEETLLLEAHRQLLQHSPTLLLILVPRHPERFPKAIELTQKAGLSYTLRSKGEVPSASTQVVIGDTMGELMLLYGIADLAFVGGSLVERGGHNPLEAAAHAIPVLMGPHTFNFKDICAKLEQAEGLITVTDTSSLVKEITMLLTDEDCRLYYGRHAVDVLHENQGALQRLLHLLEPYLPQRSH
- the rfaC gene encoding lipopolysaccharide heptosyltransferase RfaC, yielding MHVLIVKTSSMGDVLHTLPALTDAMKAIPGIRFDWVVEEGFSQIPGWHPAVDKVIPVAIRRWRKNWFGSDTRQERCDFKRVVQQRSYDVVIDAQGLIKSAALITRIAKGMKHGPDCKSAREPFASWFYSCRHEIDTKQHAVERTRQLFAKSLGYDKPESIGDYAIAPRFLSELPADAGQYLVFLHATTRDSKHWPESHWLQLIELVAPSGLKIKLPWGAEHEYQRALRLAEHAPNVEVLPKLTLQQVAEVLAGAKAVVSVDTGLSHLTAALDRPNITLFGPTDPGLIGGYGKNQIAVISEQKSMDTITAEAIMAKLETLIS
- the rfaF gene encoding ADP-heptose--LPS heptosyltransferase RfaF; the protein is MKILVIGPSWVGDMMMSQSLYRTLKAKYPAAEIDVMAPAWCRPLLARMPEVRHAVPMPLGHGVFAFEERRRLGLALRETGYDRAYVLPNSFKSALIPYFSGIKQRIGWRGEMRYFLLNDLRILDKQAFPMMVQRYVALAYDKEHIHSAEDLPQPLLWPQLQVQDEEIAEITASFNLTDNRPIIGFCPGAEFGPAKRWPHYHYASLAQKLIDAGYQVILLGSAKDNEAGEEIRQALAESAREYCLNFAGQTSLDQAVVMIAACNAVVSNDSGLMHVAAALNKPLVALYGPSSPDFTPPLSDKATVIRLITGYHKVRKGDSAQGYHQSLIDIQPEQVMAALEKQLNTQTCSAKEAD
- the rfaD gene encoding ADP-glyceromanno-heptose 6-epimerase, producing the protein MIIVTGGAGFIGSNIVKALNDIGYKDILVVDNLKDGTKFVNLVDLDIADYMDKEDFVASIVAGDDMGDIDAIFHEGACSSTTEWDGKYMMDNNYQYSKDILHFCLDRGIPFLYASSAATYGGRTDNFIEDRQYEQPLNVYGYSKFLFDQYVREILPQADSQICGFRYFNVYGPREGHKGSMASVAFHLNNQINAGENPKLFSGSENFKRDFIYVGDVADVNLWFWQNGVSGIFNCGTGRAESFQAVADAVVDFHHSGPVEYIEFPEKLKGRYQAYTQADLTNLRAAGYDKPFKTVAEGVKEYLAWLNRSV
- the kbl gene encoding glycine C-acetyltransferase is translated as MSLPFARNPFYQQLEQQLTTTRAEGLYKNERIITSAQQADIAVADGRHVINFCANNYLGLANHPRLIAAAKKGMETHGFGMASVRFICGTQDTHKVLEQQLANFLGMEDAILYSSCFDANGGLFETLLGPEDAIISDALNHASIIDGVRLCKAKRYRYANNDMSELKAQLEQAKAEGARHIMIATDGVFSMDGVIANLKGVCDLADEYQALVMVDDSHAIGFVGENGRGTHEYCEVMDRVDIITGTLGKALGGASGGYTAGRKEVVEWLRQRSRPYLFSNSLAPAIVAASIEVLSLLEDGAELRERLWSNARLFREKMSAAGFTLAGADHAIIPVMLGDATLAQEFANALLKEGIYVTGFFYPVVPKGQARIRTQMSADHTPEQVERAVAAFIRIGKQLNVIA